In Microbacterium lushaniae, the following are encoded in one genomic region:
- the pheS gene encoding phenylalanine--tRNA ligase subunit alpha, whose amino-acid sequence MSDAPEITPEAVEAAVDAALAAIDAAADTAELKAVRAAHSGEGSTLARLNARLRDVAPENKAAFGKLVGQARGRVNQAIAAREAALAEAETAAKLEAERIDITALPQRARVGARHPLTLLQDQVGDIFVGMGWEIAEGPELEHEWYNFDALNLDADHPARQMQDTFYVDPVARHLLLRTQTSPVQMRSMLTRELPIYIVSPGRVFRTDEFDATHLPVFSQFEGLVVDKGITMAHLRGTLDHVAQQLFGDQARTRMRANYFPFTEPSAEFDLWHPTFKGGARWIEWGGCGMVNPNVLRAAGIDPEVYSGFAFGMGFERTLMFRSDVQDMRDMAEGDVRFSEQFGMVV is encoded by the coding sequence GTGTCCGATGCACCTGAGATCACCCCCGAAGCGGTCGAGGCCGCCGTGGATGCGGCGCTCGCCGCGATCGACGCCGCCGCCGATACCGCCGAGCTGAAAGCCGTCCGCGCCGCCCATTCCGGCGAGGGCTCCACGCTCGCGCGGCTCAACGCCCGCCTGCGGGATGTGGCGCCCGAGAACAAGGCGGCGTTCGGAAAGCTCGTGGGCCAGGCCCGCGGGCGTGTGAACCAGGCGATCGCCGCGCGCGAGGCCGCGCTGGCCGAGGCGGAGACCGCCGCGAAGCTGGAAGCCGAGCGCATCGACATCACGGCGCTGCCCCAGCGCGCCCGCGTGGGGGCGCGGCATCCGCTCACCCTGCTGCAGGATCAGGTCGGCGACATCTTCGTCGGCATGGGGTGGGAGATCGCGGAGGGCCCCGAACTCGAGCACGAGTGGTACAACTTCGACGCGCTGAACCTGGACGCCGACCACCCGGCGCGGCAGATGCAGGACACGTTCTACGTCGACCCGGTCGCGCGCCACCTCCTGCTGCGCACGCAGACGAGCCCCGTGCAGATGCGCTCGATGCTCACGCGCGAGCTGCCGATCTACATCGTGTCGCCGGGCCGGGTGTTCCGCACGGACGAGTTCGACGCGACCCACCTGCCCGTCTTCAGCCAGTTCGAGGGCCTCGTCGTGGACAAGGGCATCACGATGGCGCACCTGCGCGGCACGCTCGATCACGTCGCGCAGCAGCTGTTCGGCGACCAGGCGCGCACCCGCATGCGGGCGAACTACTTCCCCTTCACCGAGCCGTCGGCCGAGTTCGACCTGTGGCACCCGACGTTCAAGGGCGGGGCGCGCTGGATCGAATGGGGCGGCTGCGGCATGGTCAATCCGAACGTGCTGCGCGCGGCCGGCATCGACCCGGAGGTGTACTCCGGCTTCGCGTTCGGGATGGGTTTCGAGCGGACGCTGATGTTCCGCTCCGACGTGCAGGACATGCGCGACATGGCCGAGGGCGATGTCCGCTTCAGCGAGCAGTTCGGAATGGTGGTCTGA